The following are encoded in a window of Fulvia fulva chromosome 7, complete sequence genomic DNA:
- a CDS encoding Arginine N-methyltransferase, mitochondrial, translating into MRSSLSRTARQLSRNANRSIVPSCRVSGVRWSSTDDGHKWSTPLAKQLAEAITTTGPLPVASYMRQVLTSDLGGYYTGALGSDRDPFGAKGDFVTSPEISQIFGELVGLWVVAEWIAQGRKSEGVYLMEVGPGRGTLMDDMLRTIRNFPPLAKAIEAVYLVEASEPLRQAQHKLLCGDNPFEKSELGWQSISRHSPDLKIIWTEDVRFVPREANKTPFIIAHEFFDALPIHIFQVTKTTSADQDRPIQTPTGPIKAQRNQAPGSQWRELLVSPRPPHRLKEGEPEFELSLSRTQTPHSMYLPETSPRYTALKETDGATIEISPESQAYVRDFAIRLGGSNPEDLAAASKPTAVIPGREVPAGPQEVPLQKSDPSGAAIIIDYGPPATIPVNSLRGIRAHKRVSPFGAAGATDVSADVDFMALAETAINSSPGVEVHGPVDQARFLTAMGIEERAAQLVKKAVDKERSGSTGKDKGELTDLVKRIESGWKRLVHISPQGMGRLYQVLAIVPHKPPVEGQPRRRPVGFGGDVTL; encoded by the exons ATGAGAAGCAGCTTGTCGCGTACAGCCCGGCAGCTGTCTCGTAATGCGAATCGATCGATAGTACCATCGTGCCGAGTCTCAGGCGTGAGATGGAGCTCGACCGACGATGGCCACAAATGGTCGACGCCATTGGCGAAACAGCTGGCTGAGGCGATTACA ACCACTGGGCCACTGCCTGTAGCCTCATACATGCGACAAGTTCTCACTTCTGATCTTGGAGGGTACTACACTGGAGCACTTGGCTCGGACCGTGATCCATTTGGAGCAAAAGGAGACTTTGTAACATCGCCAGAGATCAGTCAGATCTTTGGTGAGCTTGTTGGGCTGTGGGTGGTCGCAGAATGGATCGCTCAAGGCAGGAAGAGCGAGGGCGTATACTTGATGGAGGTAGGGCCCGGGAGAGGCACACTCATGGATGATATGCTTCGC ACGATCCGGAACTTTCCACCATTAGCAAAGGCGATCGAAGCAGTGTACTTGGTGGAAGCAAGCGAGCCACTGCGACAAGCACAGCACAAGCTGCTGTGTGGAGACAATCCCTTCGAAAAGAGCGAGCTAGGATGGCAGAGCATAAGTCGACACTCGCCAGATCTGAAGATTATATGGACCGAAGATGTTCGCTTTGTGCCACGCGAGGCCAACAAAACACCCTTCATCATCGCCCATGAGTTCTTCGACGCTCTGCCAATCCACATCTTTCAGGTTACCAAGACGACGTCAGCAGATCAAGACAGGCCTATACAAACACCGACAGGCCCCATCAAAGCACAGCGGAATCAAGCACCAGGCAGTCAGTGGCGAGAACTGCTCGTATCTCCAAGACCACCGCATCGGCTGAAGGAAGGAGAACCTGAGTTCGAGCTCTCTCTGTCACGTACACAGACACCACATTCGATGTACTTACCAGAGACGTCTCCCCGATACACAGCACTCAAAGAGACAGATGGCGCCACGATAGAGATCAGTCCAGAGAGTCAAGCATATGTTCGCGACTTTGCCATCAGGTTAGGTGGATCCAACCCGGAAGATCTTGCTGCAGCATCGAAGCCTACAGCGGTTATCCCAGGGAGGGAGGTGCCTGCGGGTCCGCAAGAAGTGCCTTTACAAAAATCCGACCCTTCCGGCGCCGCGATAATCATCGACTACGGCCCTCCCGCAACCATTCCAGTCAACTCATTGCGAGGCATCCGTGCGCACAAACGCGTCTCGCCCTTCGGAGCAGCTGGTGCGACGGATGTGAGCGCCGATGTCGACTTCATGGCGTTGGCAGAGACTGCTATCAACTCATCGCCGGGTGTGGAAGTTCACGGACCCGTCGATCAAGCTCGCTTCTTAACTGCGATGGGAATTGAAGAACGAGCAGCACAGCTCGTTAAGAAGGCTGTCGATAAGGAGCGCTCCGGATCCACGGGCAAAGACAAAGGTGAACTTACAGACCTGGTCAAACGCATAGAAAGTGGCTGGAAACGCCTCGTGCATATCAGTCCGCAAGGCATGGGTCGTCTATACCAAGTGCTGGCTATCGTCCCACACAAGCCTCCAGTTGAAGGTCAGCCTCGAAGGAGACCGGTCGGGTTCGGTGGTGATGTCACGCTATGA
- a CDS encoding Profilin, whose translation MSWQAYVDQSLVGTGNVDKAAIFSAAGDSVWATSPSFQISPAEMTSITTAYKDTADVKQVQSTGLHIAGEKYVVLKADDRSIYGKKGREGVVIVKTQQAILVAHYPESVQPGSAANTVEQLGDYLIKVGY comes from the exons ATGTCTTGGCAAG CATACGTCGACCAAAG CCTCGTCGGCACCGGCAACGTCGACAAAGCCGCCATCTTCAGCGCCGCCGGCGACAGCGTCTGGGCCACATCCCCCTCCTTCCAAATCTCCCCCGCCGAAATGACCTCCATCACCACCGCCTACAAAGACACCGCCGACGTAAAACAAGTCCAGTCCACAGGCCTCCACATCGCCGGCGAGAAATACGTCGTGCTAAAAGCCGACGACCGCTCGATCTACGGAAAGAAG GGACGGGAGGGAGTTGTGATTGTCAAGACGCAGCAGGCTATCCTTGTGGCGCACTATCCGGAGAGTGTGCAGCCTGGTAGTGCCGCGAACACGGTTGAGCAGTTGGGGGATTATTTGATCAAGGTTGGATACTAG
- a CDS encoding RNA-binding protein with serine-rich domain 1-A, which yields MSDRRSESRGRSRTPTPPATAADDDARQSRDNNAPVLNGSGIKSRTPSRTPSRRSASYSRSRSPRGRSRSASRPNRPRSAKIVIEKLTKNVNVSHLREIFSTYGEIQDLEMPMNKHFMTNRGIAYVLFSQPSYAESAIANMHEAQLDGALISVSIVLPRRRFSRSPPPMRPPPNRFGEPHRHREGGPPQRPPPGGGGYGRPPPPGRGSPSYGGGGRGGRRMSPGPRYGGRGGGGGYRDRYDDRDSYRPRGESRSRSPPRRGGSPPRRSRSPSYSRSPPPRREHGGRRRRSPSYSSDSRSRSRSPSRDRRGGRR from the exons ATGTCCGACCGACGCAGCGAGTCTCGTGGCCGCTCGCGTACACCCACACCACCCGCAACCGCCGCCGACGACGATGCGCGACAATCACGCGACAACAACGCTCCCGTCCTCAATGGCAGCGGCATCAAGTCTCGCACACCCTCACGAACACCATCTCGCCGAAGCGCCAGCTACTCCCGCAGTAGATCACCACGAGGTCGCTCGCGCAGTGCCAGTCG CCCAAATCGTCCTCGCTCCGCCAAAATCGTCATCGAAAAGCTCACCAAGAATGTCAACGTCTCCCATCTGCGCGAGATCTTCAGCACATATGGAGAAATTCAAGACCTGGAGATGCCTATGAATAAGCACTTTATGACGAATCGAGGAATCGCATACGTCCTGTTCTCACAGCCGTCCTATGCGGAAAGTGCCATTGCCAACATGCACGAGGCACAGCTGGATGGCGCGTTGATCTCTGTCAGCATAGTCCTGCCACGTCGGAGATTCAGCCGGAGTCCACCACCAATGCGGCCTCCACCAAACAGATTCGGAGAGCCACATCGACATCGCGAGGGTGGACCTCCTCAGAGACCACCGCCAGGAGGAGGAGGATACGGACGACCACCTCCACCAGGGAGAGGCTCTCCAAGCTATGGTGGTGGAGGACGGGGTGGGAGGAGAATGAGTCCTGGACCAAGATATGGCGGACGAGGTGGTGGTGGAGGTTACAGAGATCGATATGACGACCGGGACAGCTACAGACCGCGGGGAGAGTCAAGGAGCAGGAGTCCGCCAAGAAGAGGAGGGAGCCCACCAAGGAGATCGAGAAGTCCAAGCTACAGTCGCAGTCCACCTCCACGACGGGAACATGGTGGCAGGAGACGACGCAGCCCGAGTTACTCAAGCGACAGTCGAAGCCGGAGTCGTAGCCCGAGCAGAGATCGTCGTGGTGGAAGGCGATAG